One genomic region from Curtobacterium sp. 9128 encodes:
- a CDS encoding EscU/YscU/HrcU family type III secretion system export apparatus switch protein: protein MSDSGEKSEKATAKRMKEVHKKGQLGRSQDLGAWIGIAVAALMVPATIGKAAAAGQAQMDAVRVVIADPTIGTMRGVFDEAMGSLAATLGPMLLVVLVGVTAAAVAQGGVHFRSLAPTPEHFDPVQGIKRVFGTQALWNGVKALVKTAVVGLVLWFAVQGLVPVLMTSGSLPLSAVLSAAGEGAGTLLRAAIAAGLVLAALDVFVVIRRNRKRTMMTKREVKDENKTAEGDPLVKGQRRSRQLAMSRNRMIQSIGTADVVMTNPTHYAVALRYEPGKSAPRVVAKGAGPVASLIRDRALEARVPIVRDVPLTRALHAACELGQEVPVDLYTPVARVLSFVMALKARGAAAGTHAPPRPTTPDEVATVLDPATLTGDLRPRKLRTPRTNPSPEEVPA, encoded by the coding sequence ATGTCCGACTCCGGTGAGAAGTCCGAGAAGGCCACCGCCAAGCGGATGAAGGAGGTCCACAAGAAGGGCCAGCTCGGCCGTTCCCAGGACCTCGGCGCGTGGATCGGCATCGCCGTCGCCGCGCTCATGGTGCCGGCGACCATCGGCAAGGCCGCCGCAGCCGGGCAGGCGCAGATGGACGCCGTGCGCGTCGTCATCGCCGACCCGACGATCGGCACGATGCGCGGGGTGTTCGACGAGGCGATGGGCTCGCTCGCGGCGACGCTCGGCCCGATGCTCCTCGTGGTGCTCGTCGGCGTCACAGCGGCTGCCGTCGCGCAGGGCGGCGTGCACTTCCGTTCCCTGGCCCCGACGCCCGAGCACTTCGACCCAGTGCAGGGCATCAAGCGGGTGTTCGGGACCCAGGCGCTCTGGAACGGCGTGAAGGCCCTCGTGAAGACCGCGGTCGTCGGCCTCGTGCTCTGGTTCGCCGTCCAGGGGCTCGTCCCCGTGCTCATGACGAGCGGCTCGCTGCCCCTGTCCGCCGTGCTCTCCGCCGCCGGTGAGGGTGCAGGGACCCTGCTGCGCGCGGCCATCGCCGCCGGGCTGGTGCTCGCCGCGCTCGACGTGTTCGTCGTGATCCGCCGGAACCGCAAGCGCACCATGATGACCAAGCGCGAGGTCAAGGACGAGAACAAGACCGCAGAAGGCGACCCGCTCGTCAAGGGCCAGCGGCGATCCCGGCAGCTCGCGATGAGCCGGAACCGGATGATCCAGTCCATCGGCACCGCGGACGTCGTGATGACGAACCCGACGCACTACGCCGTCGCGCTCAGGTACGAGCCGGGCAAGTCCGCGCCGCGTGTCGTCGCGAAGGGCGCGGGTCCCGTCGCGTCGCTCATCCGTGACCGAGCGCTTGAGGCCAGGGTGCCGATCGTCCGGGACGTCCCGCTGACCCGTGCCCTGCACGCGGCGTGCGAGCTCGGGCAGGAGGTCCCCGTCGACCTCTACACGCCGGTCGCCCGGGTGCTCTCCTTCGTGATGGCGCTCAAGGCCAGGGGCGCCGCCGCCGGGACGCACGCACCACCGCGGCCGACCACGCCGGACGAGGTCGCCACCGTCCTCGACCCGGCGACCCTGACCGGGGACCTCCGCCCCCGCAAGCTCCGCACGCCCCGCACGAACCCGTCTCCCGAAGAGGTGCCAGCATGA
- a CDS encoding flagellar motor switch protein FliM: MTETLPAPEVYDFARPSTLAREHARVLELAFETFARQWGTQLTAKVRVVSQVTCEQVQMMTYDEYAASLPALTGMALLPIADTTPKGVLQVPLDAALTWVSHALGASKPLPAPDRTFTPIEQALVRKIIEDALDDLRYSFGGLLTHDVAVGGFQYNSQFAQAAQKGDLMIVASFEIRVGDRIAPGTLALPAEAVLPQLGEAAATVSSADARVLLDAQLASVPVGVSLRFAPAAVLPSQVLRLAVGDLLPLPHPQHRPLTIAVDGEPVGTAAVGANGSRLAGIVVTTTSELPA; the protein is encoded by the coding sequence GTGACCGAGACCCTGCCAGCGCCCGAGGTGTACGACTTCGCGCGCCCGTCGACGCTCGCCCGCGAGCACGCGCGGGTCCTCGAGCTCGCCTTCGAGACCTTCGCCAGGCAGTGGGGCACCCAGTTGACCGCCAAAGTCCGCGTGGTCAGCCAGGTCACGTGCGAGCAGGTCCAGATGATGACGTACGACGAGTACGCCGCGTCCCTGCCGGCGCTGACGGGCATGGCGCTGCTGCCGATCGCCGACACGACCCCGAAGGGCGTGCTGCAGGTCCCGCTCGACGCCGCCCTGACGTGGGTGTCGCACGCGCTCGGCGCCTCGAAGCCGTTGCCCGCGCCCGACCGCACCTTCACGCCGATCGAGCAGGCCCTCGTCCGGAAGATCATCGAGGACGCCCTCGACGACCTCCGCTACTCGTTCGGCGGGCTCCTCACGCACGACGTCGCCGTCGGCGGCTTCCAGTACAACTCGCAGTTCGCCCAGGCCGCGCAGAAGGGCGACCTGATGATCGTGGCGTCCTTCGAGATCCGTGTCGGCGACCGCATCGCCCCCGGCACCCTCGCCCTGCCGGCCGAGGCCGTGCTCCCGCAGCTCGGCGAGGCCGCGGCCACGGTGTCGTCCGCCGACGCCCGTGTGCTCCTCGACGCCCAGCTCGCGAGCGTCCCCGTCGGCGTCTCGCTGCGCTTCGCCCCGGCCGCCGTCCTGCCGTCGCAGGTCCTGCGCCTCGCCGTCGGCGACCTGCTGCCGCTGCCGCACCCGCAGCACCGTCCCCTCACCATCGCGGTCGACGGCGAGCCCGTCGGCACCGCCGCCGTCGGCGCGAACGGCTCGCGCCTCGCCGGCATCGTCGTCACCACCACATCGGAGCTCCCCGCATGA
- the fliQ gene encoding flagellar biosynthesis protein FliQ has protein sequence MDQQAVIDLVLQALMVAGKLAAPVLVTSLVVGFAISLFQSVTQIQEVTLSFVPKALAVAIALVVCGNWMISEMVAFTHFAFDQIPKLLGVG, from the coding sequence ATGGACCAGCAAGCCGTCATCGACCTCGTCCTGCAGGCCCTCATGGTCGCGGGCAAGCTCGCCGCACCCGTCCTCGTGACGTCGCTCGTCGTGGGCTTCGCGATCTCGCTGTTCCAGTCGGTCACGCAGATCCAGGAGGTGACGCTGTCGTTCGTCCCGAAGGCCCTCGCGGTGGCCATCGCGCTGGTCGTCTGCGGCAACTGGATGATCTCGGAGATGGTCGCGTTCACGCACTTCGCGTTCGACCAGATCCCGAAGCTCCTCGGGGTGGGCTGA
- a CDS encoding flagellar FlbD family protein, with product MIVVTRLNGSGFAVNPDLVERIQETPDTTLIMVDGAKYIVRESMAEVIDRIAAYRARIVTMAYGTEPRSASELRTATGPQPVLAPVAPLHGER from the coding sequence ATGATCGTCGTCACACGACTCAACGGCAGCGGGTTCGCTGTCAACCCCGATCTCGTGGAGCGCATCCAGGAGACGCCGGACACGACGCTCATCATGGTCGACGGCGCGAAGTACATCGTCCGCGAGTCCATGGCAGAGGTCATCGACCGGATCGCCGCGTACCGCGCCCGGATCGTCACGATGGCGTACGGCACCGAGCCGCGCAGTGCCTCCGAACTGCGCACCGCCACCGGCCCGCAGCCGGTCCTCGCGCCGGTCGCACCGCTGCACGGGGAGCGCTGA
- a CDS encoding flagellar biosynthetic protein FliO: MDTLVITLRVALSLGVVLALMWVLHRRVSKGQFGAGKKPRGRRSAAVEVVARQGIGGKASVVVVDVEGERLVLGVTEHGVSLLTSGEAPAPELTIVTGPVVLPSVPRAARTEPVEPAVGADAFRAELAKHDQAATSLPSDLPMRPRNRDRRAVPTSAQLQGSILSADTWRQAAAALRSRRAG, translated from the coding sequence GTGGACACGCTCGTCATCACCCTCCGCGTCGCGCTCTCGCTCGGCGTCGTGCTCGCCCTGATGTGGGTGCTGCACCGCCGCGTGTCGAAGGGCCAGTTCGGCGCGGGGAAGAAGCCGCGGGGACGTCGTTCCGCCGCGGTGGAGGTCGTCGCCCGACAGGGCATCGGCGGCAAGGCGAGCGTCGTCGTCGTGGACGTCGAGGGGGAGCGCCTCGTGCTCGGCGTGACCGAGCACGGCGTCAGCCTGCTCACGAGCGGCGAGGCACCCGCACCGGAACTGACGATCGTGACCGGTCCGGTCGTGCTGCCGAGTGTGCCGCGCGCCGCTCGGACCGAGCCCGTCGAGCCGGCGGTGGGGGCTGACGCGTTCCGTGCGGAACTGGCCAAGCACGACCAGGCCGCAACGAGCCTCCCGTCCGACCTGCCGATGCGTCCCCGGAACCGTGACCGCCGCGCCGTGCCGACGTCCGCGCAGCTGCAGGGCTCGATCCTGTCCGCCGACACCTGGCGGCAGGCCGCCGCCGCCCTCCGTTCCCGGCGGGCCGGGTGA
- a CDS encoding flagellar biosynthetic protein FliR, whose amino-acid sequence MELAIDFDSLEGTMLAGVRMIAFFVIAPPFSYKAFPATVKVILALGLAVGVAPRVTAGYASLDTGAFVIALVTQLVVGLVLGFLVYLVFAAVQSAGALIDLFGGFTLAQAYDPQSQVNGAQFTRLFQMAALALLFASGGYQLIVAGLVRSFDAVPLVDGSFALGGVASVLVTALSQMFLATLQIAGPLVVVLFLADVGLGLLTRVAPALNAFQMGFPIKIGLTVIFAGALFMALPSIVSSLTGDAVQAITGRG is encoded by the coding sequence ATGGAGCTCGCCATCGACTTCGACTCGCTCGAGGGCACCATGCTCGCGGGCGTCCGGATGATCGCGTTCTTCGTGATCGCGCCACCGTTCTCGTACAAGGCGTTCCCCGCGACGGTCAAGGTGATCCTCGCGCTCGGACTCGCCGTCGGCGTCGCGCCACGGGTCACCGCCGGCTACGCGTCGCTCGACACCGGGGCGTTCGTCATCGCCCTCGTGACGCAGCTCGTCGTCGGCCTGGTGCTCGGCTTCCTGGTGTACCTCGTGTTCGCGGCGGTGCAGTCCGCCGGCGCACTCATCGACCTGTTTGGCGGGTTCACGCTCGCGCAGGCGTACGACCCGCAGTCGCAGGTGAACGGGGCGCAGTTCACTCGGCTGTTCCAGATGGCCGCGCTCGCGCTGCTCTTCGCATCGGGCGGGTACCAGCTCATCGTCGCCGGACTCGTCCGGTCGTTCGACGCGGTGCCGCTCGTGGACGGGTCCTTCGCGCTCGGCGGCGTGGCGTCCGTGCTCGTCACCGCGCTGTCCCAGATGTTCCTCGCGACGCTGCAGATCGCCGGCCCGCTCGTGGTCGTCCTGTTCCTGGCCGACGTCGGCCTCGGGCTCCTGACCCGCGTGGCGCCGGCGCTCAACGCCTTCCAGATGGGCTTCCCGATCAAGATCGGCCTGACCGTGATCTTCGCCGGCGCGCTCTTCATGGCGCTGCCGTCGATCGTCTCGTCGCTGACCGGTGACGCCGTGCAGGCGATCACGGGGAGGGGGTGA
- the fliP gene encoding flagellar type III secretion system pore protein FliP (The bacterial flagellar biogenesis protein FliP forms a type III secretion system (T3SS)-type pore required for flagellar assembly.) produces the protein MVAGFLMLTATGAHATGVVQPTAPATPSAPASPSTGGFSVSVNGPDGQPSSAVVTLIGITLLSVAPALMLMMTSFTKIFVVLAMTRNALALQSIPPNQVLAGLALFLSLFVMAPVIGHINDDALQPYLAGHIDFQQAVDIGTKPLRTFMLHQTREEDVALITRAAGQDNPKTMADVPMTTVIPAFIISELRSAFIIGFVIFIPFLVIDLVVSAALMSMGMMMLPPVMISLPFKILLFVLVDGWGLIIKSLIESYQVVH, from the coding sequence ATGGTCGCCGGGTTCCTCATGCTCACCGCGACCGGCGCGCACGCGACCGGGGTCGTCCAGCCCACCGCGCCGGCCACGCCGTCCGCGCCGGCGTCGCCGTCCACCGGCGGGTTCTCCGTCAGCGTGAACGGGCCGGACGGGCAGCCGTCCTCTGCCGTCGTGACGCTCATCGGGATCACGCTGTTGAGCGTCGCCCCGGCGCTGATGCTGATGATGACGTCGTTCACGAAGATCTTCGTCGTCCTCGCCATGACCAGGAACGCGCTCGCGCTGCAGTCGATCCCGCCGAACCAGGTGCTCGCGGGCCTGGCGCTGTTCCTGTCGCTGTTCGTGATGGCGCCGGTGATCGGGCACATCAACGACGACGCGCTCCAGCCCTACCTGGCGGGGCACATCGACTTCCAGCAGGCCGTCGACATCGGCACGAAGCCGCTCCGGACGTTCATGCTGCACCAGACGCGCGAGGAGGACGTCGCGCTCATCACCCGCGCTGCCGGTCAGGACAACCCGAAGACGATGGCCGACGTGCCGATGACGACGGTCATCCCGGCGTTCATCATCTCCGAGCTCCGCAGCGCGTTCATCATCGGGTTCGTCATCTTCATCCCGTTCCTCGTCATCGACCTCGTCGTCTCCGCGGCGCTGATGTCGATGGGCATGATGATGCTCCCGCCGGTGATGATCTCGCTGCCGTTCAAGATCCTGCTCTTCGTGCTGGTCGACGGGTGGGGGCTCATCATCAAGTCGCTCATCGAGAGCTACCAGGTGGTGCACTGA
- a CDS encoding flagellar biosynthesis protein FlhA codes for MNRKDLPKLAVPVFIVGIILLLILPVPSFLLDFLIICNILLALVILLTTLFVKKPLDFSVFPSLLLVATLFRLGLNVASTRLVLGEGFAGDVIQAFGHVAVSGSIIIGAVIFLILVVIQFVVVTKGAERVAEVGARFTLDAMPGKQMAIDADLNAGLITDVQAKERRAAVSAEADFYGAMDGASKFVKGDAIAGILIIVINLIGGIAIGMLQNGLSITDALSKYGILTIGDGLVTQIPALLMAVSTGMIVTRSGAESEMGSSAATQLGQSRNALMIAGVAAIAMGFIPGMPILPFLLVGATLLFTGWRIGRNAARAEQQAEQQQALEAAAPAGDSPEDLVEQMRVHALEILLAPDLVDMVSGASDDLLGRVRALRRKIAMDMGVVVPPVRTRDSIDLPPSTYAIRIAGVEAGRGTAPARSVLALGDQLDGLPGDATVEPVFGLAGKWVPAELRHAAEMTGATVIDRVSVLVTHLQAVIGDNAARLLTREDVKVLTEGVKQVNPAAVEELVPGMLSMAELQRVLQGLLVERVPINDLGRICEALTLRAKVSTDPEGLVEAARAALGPALPARHLEEGVLRVIMIDPLLEQSMLEGLRPSEQGTQIVLDAHRIEQVLGSVRDAVRNVEEQGLSAVLVCAPQLRPAVHRMVSAQSNGLPVLSYQEATAAGSTIETVGVVRAADPIAA; via the coding sequence ATGAACCGCAAGGACCTGCCGAAGCTCGCCGTCCCGGTCTTCATCGTCGGCATCATCCTGCTGCTGATCCTGCCGGTGCCGTCCTTCCTGCTGGACTTCCTGATCATCTGCAACATCCTGCTGGCGCTGGTGATCCTGCTCACGACGCTGTTCGTGAAGAAGCCGCTCGACTTCTCGGTGTTCCCGTCGCTGCTCCTCGTCGCCACGCTGTTCCGGCTCGGGCTCAACGTCGCGTCGACCCGGCTCGTACTCGGCGAGGGCTTCGCGGGCGACGTGATCCAGGCGTTCGGTCACGTGGCGGTCTCCGGCTCGATCATCATCGGCGCGGTGATCTTCCTGATCCTCGTCGTCATCCAGTTCGTCGTCGTGACGAAGGGCGCCGAGCGCGTCGCCGAGGTCGGGGCACGCTTCACCCTCGACGCGATGCCCGGCAAGCAGATGGCGATCGACGCCGACCTGAACGCCGGCCTCATCACCGACGTGCAGGCGAAGGAGCGTCGCGCCGCGGTCTCCGCCGAGGCCGACTTCTACGGCGCGATGGACGGTGCGTCGAAGTTCGTCAAGGGCGACGCGATCGCCGGCATCCTCATCATCGTCATCAACCTGATCGGCGGCATCGCGATCGGGATGCTGCAGAACGGCCTCTCGATCACGGACGCGCTGTCGAAGTACGGCATCCTGACGATCGGCGACGGGCTCGTCACGCAGATCCCCGCGCTCCTGATGGCCGTCTCGACCGGCATGATCGTGACCCGATCCGGTGCGGAGTCCGAGATGGGCTCGTCGGCTGCGACGCAGCTCGGACAGTCCAGGAACGCGCTCATGATCGCCGGTGTGGCAGCTATCGCGATGGGGTTCATCCCCGGCATGCCGATCCTGCCGTTCCTGCTCGTCGGCGCGACGCTCCTCTTCACGGGCTGGCGCATCGGGCGGAACGCCGCCCGCGCCGAACAGCAGGCGGAGCAGCAGCAGGCACTCGAAGCCGCTGCACCCGCCGGCGACTCCCCGGAGGACCTCGTCGAGCAGATGCGCGTGCACGCCCTCGAGATCCTGCTGGCGCCCGACCTCGTCGACATGGTGTCCGGCGCGTCGGACGACCTGCTCGGCCGGGTCCGGGCACTCCGCCGGAAGATCGCGATGGACATGGGCGTCGTGGTGCCGCCGGTCCGCACCCGGGACAGCATCGACCTGCCGCCGTCGACCTACGCGATCCGGATCGCCGGCGTCGAGGCCGGTCGTGGCACGGCTCCGGCACGCAGCGTCCTGGCGCTCGGCGACCAGCTCGACGGGCTCCCGGGAGACGCCACCGTCGAGCCGGTGTTCGGGCTCGCCGGCAAGTGGGTCCCCGCCGAGCTCCGCCACGCCGCGGAGATGACCGGCGCCACCGTGATCGACCGTGTCTCCGTCCTCGTCACCCACCTGCAGGCGGTCATCGGCGACAACGCCGCGCGCCTGCTCACCCGCGAGGACGTCAAGGTCCTCACGGAGGGCGTCAAACAGGTCAACCCCGCCGCGGTCGAGGAACTCGTGCCGGGCATGCTCTCGATGGCCGAGCTCCAGCGCGTCCTGCAGGGGCTGCTCGTCGAGCGCGTCCCGATCAACGACCTCGGCCGGATCTGCGAGGCGCTGACCCTCCGGGCGAAGGTCTCGACCGACCCGGAGGGGCTCGTCGAAGCCGCACGCGCCGCGCTCGGCCCGGCGCTGCCTGCACGCCACCTCGAGGAGGGCGTGCTCCGCGTCATCATGATCGACCCGCTGCTCGAGCAGTCGATGCTCGAGGGGCTCCGGCCGTCCGAGCAGGGAACCCAGATCGTCCTCGACGCGCACCGCATCGAGCAGGTCCTGGGCTCCGTGCGCGACGCCGTCCGGAACGTCGAGGAGCAGGGCCTCTCCGCCGTGCTCGTCTGCGCACCGCAGCTCCGTCCGGCCGTGCACCGGATGGTGTCCGCGCAGTCGAACGGCCTGCCCGTGCTCTCCTACCAGGAGGCAACGGCAGCGGGATCCACCATCGAGACCGTGGGAGTGGTCCGTGCCGCCGACCCGATTGCAGCGTAG
- the fliN gene encoding flagellar motor switch protein FliN, which translates to MTATTTLHTGAAEALVAQLPTAAPLRALAMPGGSTAAVLEAAVDGVVASFVGGLSADLAVVLTDLDQIAAAGGTDHGLVAVTDVLRPSLEAAVSALGVGVLGEARRESAASLFADPDTVVFELTAGGLPGGWFGIRIRENGTVGAAPVQHVSIPAGNLGRINNVEMTLTVEIGRTRMSVRDVLGMEPGAVVELDRSAGAPADVLLNGRLIAHGEVVVVDQDYAVRITKILDVAESL; encoded by the coding sequence ATGACCGCCACCACCACCCTCCACACCGGTGCCGCCGAGGCACTCGTCGCGCAGCTCCCGACGGCGGCGCCCCTCCGCGCGCTGGCCATGCCGGGAGGCTCGACCGCCGCCGTCCTGGAGGCTGCGGTCGACGGTGTGGTCGCGTCCTTCGTCGGCGGGCTCTCCGCAGACCTCGCGGTGGTCCTCACCGACCTGGACCAGATCGCCGCTGCCGGCGGAACCGACCACGGCCTCGTGGCGGTCACCGACGTGCTCCGTCCGTCGCTCGAGGCCGCGGTGTCGGCGCTCGGCGTCGGCGTCCTCGGCGAGGCCCGTCGTGAGTCCGCCGCGTCGCTGTTCGCCGACCCGGACACGGTGGTGTTCGAGCTCACCGCCGGCGGGCTCCCCGGCGGCTGGTTCGGCATCCGCATCCGCGAGAACGGCACCGTCGGCGCCGCGCCGGTGCAGCACGTGTCGATCCCCGCCGGGAACCTCGGCCGGATCAACAACGTCGAGATGACCCTGACCGTCGAGATCGGTCGCACCCGGATGTCCGTCCGCGACGTGCTCGGCATGGAGCCGGGCGCCGTCGTCGAGCTCGACCGTTCCGCCGGTGCCCCGGCCGACGTGCTGCTCAACGGTCGGCTCATCGCGCACGGCGAGGTCGTCGTCGTCGACCAGGACTACGCCGTGCGCATCACGAAGATCCTCGACGTCGCCGAAAGCCTCTGA
- a CDS encoding MotA/TolQ/ExbB proton channel family protein, with protein MDIATIVGILLAFGALFGMVEMEHVELAGLFLPAPMLLVFGATIGCGIASTTLKDAIASFKSVPKAFTGKVTPPASVIDDVVGLAEVARANGLLALEQEADKHSDPFMKKALQNIADGTDGDELRILLEDEIESNAAPVRSASSFFMGLGGFAPTVGIIGTVVSLTHVLANLGKPDELGPLIASAFVATLWGLLTANFLWLPIGGKLRKLAQLESDRQTLLMEGLLAVQAGSQPRLLGERLKAMVPPAARGDGAAAKGKGKSGKGESVDDQQLAA; from the coding sequence GTGGACATCGCAACGATCGTCGGGATCCTGCTCGCCTTCGGCGCACTGTTCGGCATGGTCGAGATGGAGCACGTCGAGCTCGCCGGCCTGTTCCTCCCCGCGCCGATGCTGCTCGTCTTCGGAGCCACCATCGGCTGCGGCATCGCGAGCACCACGCTGAAGGACGCCATCGCGTCGTTCAAGTCGGTGCCGAAGGCGTTCACCGGCAAGGTCACCCCGCCGGCGTCGGTCATCGACGACGTCGTGGGCCTCGCCGAGGTCGCCCGCGCCAACGGCCTGCTCGCGCTCGAGCAGGAGGCCGACAAGCACTCGGACCCGTTCATGAAGAAGGCGCTGCAGAACATCGCCGACGGTACCGACGGCGACGAGCTCCGGATCCTGCTCGAGGACGAGATCGAGTCGAACGCCGCGCCGGTCCGCAGCGCCAGCTCGTTCTTCATGGGCCTCGGTGGCTTCGCCCCGACCGTCGGCATCATCGGCACCGTGGTGTCGCTGACCCACGTGCTCGCGAACCTCGGCAAGCCGGACGAGCTCGGCCCGCTGATCGCGAGCGCCTTCGTCGCGACGCTGTGGGGCCTCCTCACCGCGAACTTCCTCTGGCTGCCGATCGGCGGGAAGCTCCGCAAGCTCGCGCAGCTCGAGTCCGACCGTCAGACGCTCCTGATGGAGGGACTCCTCGCGGTGCAGGCCGGCAGCCAGCCGCGGCTGCTCGGCGAACGCCTCAAGGCGATGGTCCCGCCGGCTGCCAGGGGCGACGGCGCCGCGGCGAAGGGCAAGGGCAAGTCCGGCAAGGGCGAGTCCGTCGACGACCAGCAGCTGGCGGCCTGA
- a CDS encoding flagellar motor protein MotB, whose protein sequence is MSANPRGRGRGRLKKGGHDEAEHPDERWMASYMDMITVLMCMFLVLFAMSTVDQQKYIALKTSLATGFGEVKTDKIDTASGTVVKKNEVTDGKGYSVDNAKADHSTAASGSKDTNTDPASAAVPAVPASATKQDVAAAKQELDDLKAIEAAIKANLDKAGQTTNVQFTVDARGLTVRLVGSETYFGTNSADLSDQAKAIMDAIAPVLKTADHDVSVEGHADQRNSTAPYATNWELSAARATGVLRDLVERGGMPADRIQSVGFGSSRPLAKGSTDQDLALNRRVDIVVLSNADQDVSALMPALAKAQDGARSG, encoded by the coding sequence ATGAGCGCGAACCCCCGTGGACGCGGTCGTGGACGGTTGAAGAAGGGCGGGCACGACGAGGCCGAGCACCCCGACGAGCGCTGGATGGCGTCCTACATGGACATGATCACCGTCCTGATGTGCATGTTCCTCGTGCTCTTCGCGATGTCGACGGTCGACCAGCAGAAGTACATCGCGCTGAAGACCTCGCTCGCGACCGGGTTCGGCGAGGTCAAGACGGACAAGATCGACACCGCGAGCGGCACCGTCGTGAAGAAGAACGAGGTCACCGACGGCAAGGGCTACTCGGTCGACAACGCGAAGGCCGACCACTCCACCGCGGCGTCCGGCAGCAAGGACACCAACACGGATCCCGCGTCGGCCGCGGTTCCGGCCGTCCCGGCGAGCGCGACCAAGCAGGACGTCGCCGCGGCGAAGCAGGAGCTCGACGACCTGAAGGCGATCGAGGCGGCGATCAAGGCCAACCTCGACAAGGCCGGGCAGACCACCAACGTGCAGTTCACCGTCGACGCCCGCGGGCTCACCGTGCGGCTGGTCGGCAGTGAGACGTACTTCGGCACGAACAGCGCCGACCTGTCCGACCAGGCGAAGGCGATCATGGACGCGATCGCACCGGTGCTGAAGACGGCGGACCACGACGTCAGCGTCGAGGGCCACGCCGACCAGCGGAACTCGACCGCTCCGTACGCGACGAACTGGGAGCTCAGCGCGGCCCGTGCGACCGGGGTGCTCCGCGACCTGGTCGAACGCGGTGGGATGCCGGCCGACCGGATCCAGAGCGTCGGGTTCGGGTCGAGCCGACCGCTCGCAAAGGGAAGCACCGACCAGGACCTCGCGCTGAACCGACGCGTCGACATCGTGGTGCTGTCGAACGCCGACCAGGACGTCAGCGCGCTGATGCCGGCGCTGGCGAAGGCGCAGGACGGGGCGCGATCCGGCTGA
- a CDS encoding DUF475 domain-containing protein, producing MARSLLTVPLLTTTAVAALAWFTLGPAAALAFIALALLEIAMAADSSVPMAGIAGRLHSPARRLFLSLGIVAGVLAMRLLLPPAAVAVGDASDPASAVSEAVFAPGTFAAHLQDVRPALAAFGASFIWLVFAEYLFNTDRASRRSWLGGLEARLAAVARPRVWSLVTAATGVVLTSVLVGSASSWEPASVVPVVLGGVAGTVGYLGSKAVAKWALRSPAGTTDTSSIGTGRDAWRIHAYASTVVFERGLVVFMLFEILDGAYSLSGSGPLGSDGIGALEQAAVAGAAIAVGAVFLARLTSHLDRAAGLQRLRYLKAGAAYVLGVLSMLLWTSLLVPIPGTVVGWFGSVVIGLALATSLPWRAWVRRARVGA from the coding sequence ATGGCCAGATCCCTGCTGACCGTCCCCCTGCTCACCACGACCGCCGTCGCCGCACTCGCCTGGTTCACACTCGGCCCGGCCGCGGCACTCGCGTTCATCGCACTCGCCCTGCTCGAGATCGCGATGGCGGCCGACTCGTCCGTCCCGATGGCCGGCATCGCCGGCCGGCTGCACTCCCCGGCGCGACGCCTGTTCCTGTCGCTCGGCATCGTCGCCGGCGTCCTCGCGATGCGACTGCTGCTGCCGCCGGCGGCCGTCGCCGTCGGCGACGCCTCGGACCCGGCATCCGCCGTGTCCGAGGCGGTGTTCGCACCAGGCACCTTCGCGGCGCACCTGCAGGACGTGCGTCCCGCACTCGCCGCCTTCGGTGCGTCGTTCATCTGGCTCGTCTTCGCCGAGTACCTGTTCAACACGGACCGCGCGTCCCGCAGGTCCTGGCTGGGCGGACTGGAGGCCCGGCTCGCCGCCGTCGCACGGCCGCGCGTCTGGTCGCTGGTCACCGCTGCGACCGGTGTGGTGCTGACGTCCGTGCTCGTCGGGTCCGCCTCCTCGTGGGAGCCGGCCTCGGTGGTGCCGGTCGTCCTCGGTGGCGTCGCGGGCACCGTCGGCTACCTCGGGTCGAAGGCCGTGGCGAAGTGGGCGCTCCGCTCCCCCGCCGGGACCACGGACACGTCCTCGATCGGGACCGGGCGGGACGCCTGGCGGATCCACGCCTACGCGTCGACCGTCGTGTTCGAGCGCGGGCTCGTCGTGTTCATGCTGTTCGAGATCCTGGACGGGGCGTACTCGCTGTCCGGGTCGGGCCCGCTCGGGTCCGACGGCATCGGTGCGCTCGAACAGGCGGCTGTCGCGGGGGCTGCGATCGCGGTCGGGGCGGTGTTCCTCGCTCGCCTGACCTCGCACCTGGACCGGGCGGCCGGGCTGCAGCGGCTCCGGTACCTCAAGGCCGGGGCCGCGTACGTGCTCGGCGTGCTGTCGATGCTGCTGTGGACGAGCCTGCTCGTGCCGATCCCCGGCACCGTCGTCGGCTGGTTCGGCTCGGTGGTCATCGGACTGGCGCTCGCGACGTCACTGCCGTGGCGGGCGTGGGTCCGCCGTGCGAGAGTTGGCGCGTGA